Genomic segment of Cronobacter dublinensis subsp. dublinensis LMG 23823:
CGATAGACGCGCTGCAACAGGTGCTTATCAACAAGATCCAAACAATTGATGAAATTCAGTCCACCGAGACGTTGATCTCGCTGCAGAACCCGATCATGCGTACCATCCGCCCGTGACGGCTATTTTTAATACCCATATTATCCACAGGTAGATCCCAGCCCCTTCACAGCGTACAATACGCGTCGTTTACTCAAGGCGGACATCCATGACAGACATTACCCTGATCAGTGGCAGCACTCTTGGCGGCGCGGAATATGTGGCGGAACACCTGGCTGAAAAGCTGGAAGACGCCGGTTTTAGCACCGAAACGCTGCATGGCCCGCTTCTTGAGGATCTTAAGCCTGCCGGCATCTGGCTGCTGGTGAGTTCCACGCATGGCGCGGGCGATCTGCCGGACAACCTGCAACCTTTATATGACGCGCTGGCGGAACAACGTCCCGATCTCAGTGACGTTCGCTACGGCGCTATCGGTATCGGCAGCCGTGAGTACGACACTTTTTGTGGCGCGATTGAAAAACTCGACGCGCTGCTCACGGAATGTGGCGCTAAACGCGTCGGCGAACCGCTTAAGATCAACATTCTCGATCATGATATTCCGGAGGATCCGGCGGAAGTGTGGCTCGGATCCTGGAAAAATTTGCTCTGATCGGCGAAAAGATCGCCATTCAGCTGTGGATAAAAGTGCTTAAAAGCTTGGATCAACCCGTAGTTATCCAAGGTATAAGTGTTGTTCGCTTTTTGAGTTGTGTATAACCCTCATTTCTGACCCCAGCTTATACTGTATGGGATCACCGATCATTCACAGCAAGCGATCCCGGATAACCTTTTGATCCCAAATGGGCGATCCGGGTTATCCACAAGGGATGTCGATCCTAATAAGAGATCATAATAAAACAGATCCTTTAGATAAAAGATCTTCTTTTTAATACCAACGATCCCGGCGCTTTCTCACCAGGCTAAAGTTGAGTAGAATCCACGCCCCGGGCTAGCTAACCCTCTTTCGCACAAC
This window contains:
- the mioC gene encoding FMN-binding protein MioC, with product MTDITLISGSTLGGAEYVAEHLAEKLEDAGFSTETLHGPLLEDLKPAGIWLLVSSTHGAGDLPDNLQPLYDALAEQRPDLSDVRYGAIGIGSREYDTFCGAIEKLDALLTECGAKRVGEPLKINILDHDIPEDPAEVWLGSWKNLL